The Gammaproteobacteria bacterium DNA window TACGGAATGACGAGGGTCGTCAGTATTTAAAATCACATTAGACGCACGAATTAAGTATGCTAATTTCAAGTTACCCTTTCTTATCAGTGAAAATAATAGCCTCTTAGATGTAGCACTTGCTCCTAGCCGAGCATCTTTTAAAGCAGGTTTAATGTCATGGTATTTAAATAAACTATAGCTGGTACCGTTAAGGCTATGCTGTTCTAGCACTGGGCTATTCTCACGAAAATCTTTATATATATGATAAAGATTATTTGCATATTCAGAATTATTTGAATCGGGTAATTTATTCATAGCAATACATTATCAATAAGAATATGTCATCTATAACTTCAATTACATGAGTCGAATTCCAAACACAATCACGAGACTACACATGACTCGATAGTAATTATTTAAAGCTTTTATTTATAAGAATTTATTTTTAATCAAAATCAACAGATAAAAAATGCTAAAACAGTGATTCAAATTATATCCATTCGGAATTATAATACATCACTTTCAAAGCATTTTTTTGTTTTAACTAAAATTATTTATGTTTGACTGGATATTTCTCATTGTAACGGCAGCCATAGCTTTTCATGGTCTTACATTTCGCGATAAAGATGGAAATTCAAATTTTGTTCACTTGTTATTTGGCTGTATCTCGTTACTATTTTTTATGCGTGTACTTTTTGTTGACGTGCTTAATTTAATTTAGCTCTTATAAGGTTGTTGCAATTCATCTAATTCTGGTACATTTAATAACTGTTCATCCTGAGTCTTGAGTAACTCATTTTGCAAATAAATCAATCTGTCATGAACATTTGGCGGCCTTTCAATTTGGTTGCGTAAAAATCTTGTGATCCAAGACGGACCCTCCACTATTTTTTTGTCTAACTCAATAGCTTTCTTATAATCCTTGATTGCATTTTCATAGCGGCCCAATCTGTCATATAAAATTCCTCGATTCGCGTAACTGGCTGCAAATTCAGGATCTTTTTGAATTACCTCATCAAAGATCACAAGAGAGTCCTCATACATATCGAGCTGCATCAATGATCTTGCCAAACCTCTTTTCGCATGTATAAAGTCTGGATTGACCGAAAGGCAAGCCAGGTAGGATAATTTTGCTTTATCATAATGACCATCTTCAAAGTATTTATTCGCAGAGTGATAGTCATGCTCGCCTGGTATAGTTTGACGAAGTGCGCCATCGTAAAGTGACCATGCGATCACAATGGCTCCCAGCACAAAAGCACCAGTCACTAATAACCTATATTGACTAGATTTAGCCACGAGGATTGATGCCCAGGCTGATATTAAATAAGCATGAAAATATCAGCACGACTATTACTGCTATTAGTCTTGCTCTTTGATATTGACCTTGAATTTCATCTTCAGTTAGCTTTGATGCAGTTTTTTTTTCTAAACGCCTAATGCTAAAGACCAAAATCAACTTGCTCGTTGGGAAAAATAATAAAAACGCAAGCAATAAGACAGAAAACAAAAAATATAAATTCATACAAAACTAACTCGCGTTAGCCACAAATAACTAATAGATATATTTAGCGATCAGGATTTATTATTTTCACCAATATCTTGGTCTCCAATATCATCATACAACACTTCAACCTGTTTATCTGGGACGGTAGACATTCCCATTTTATATGCAAGGAACCACATCATGAATACTCCAACTGCCCACCACAACAACTGCCAAGCCCAAATAGAAGGCATACCAAAAATCCATGTATTAGCATCATTAGGATTTCCAAAAATAGTATTTCCAATAACTGCACCCGGGCCAATTGCGAAACAGAACCACACAATAGTGATGATCCATGCAATAGGTTTTAAATTTTTCCTTTTCTCTGTCGCAATTTTTGTATGCTCTCTTAAAAAATTGTGGAACGTCATTTTGTGTTTAGTATCTTCGGCATTTTGTGTGAAGTATGAAATTAAAATTGCGAAGCCTAGGTTAAAAAATATTCCCCAACCTGCAGAGTGGATTGTTAGCGGCCATCTTCCCCAAGGCATATATTGAGAACCAATGCTTTCAGTTAATGTGACTGCAATTAATCCTGCTATTAACCCTATAACAACTCCTTGTCTTGTTAACCACGGCCACCAGCATACCGCAATTAAAGCTGGCCACATCTGAAAACCATAGGCAACAGCAAGACCGCCCAATAGTACAAGCGCATCACTACTGGTTGTTGCAACGATTAGTGCTGCTAAAACAATGAGTACAACACCAATTCTTCCCCAGAAAATCTGTTGTGAGTGCGTTGCATTATGCATGACATAGCGTTTTAAAATATCTCTGGTAAGCATTCCGCCGGCAGTTGACATATATGCGGCACCCGTTGACTGCATTGCAGCTAAAGCGCACACGGCTAAGAAGCCTACAAACCAAGGTACGGTATCGCCGAGTAAATGGATTAGCTGAGGAACCAACATACCTTGTTTACCTGTAGATTCCATCAGATCTTTCCCTTGCAGACCCGCAGCCATGACATTATTAACTAGTTCAGGATGAGCTTCTAAGAATTTTAAATCACCACCAAGGAAGTGGCCGCCTAATCCCTGAAATGCGGTAAACACCATCATGATGAGACCGATTCCAAACGAAGATGCCCACACCTGTTGTGGCGCGAATGGTTTGGGGTCATTGTTTGAAAACGCCCACATAGAAAATGCTGGAGCAGACTGAATGCCCATCAATGCAAACATATAGGTCAAAATCATAATGCCAGTCCAGGCACCGCCGGTTGCGGAAGGACCATTGCTTACAAATTGAATAATGCCAGGGATCGCAATGTAATGACTATAACCATCCGGTGTTCGTTTATCATCAATCGTTGCAAGAGCGGCTATACCTTCGTTTAATCTTTCAAATCCCCCAACATAATTTAACGCAATCATTCCAACTGCAACAATACCTAATGCTAGCAAGATCGCCTGAAGTGTATCGACATAAGCAACGGCTCTTAACCCACCTGAAGCGACATAGATAATGACTACTATAGACAACATCCACATACCTGTATTTACACCAAGTAAACCATCAGTCAAGACATTAAATAAGAATCCAGATGCGCGAAGTTGAACGCCTAAATACGGAATAGAAAAAACTAGAGCAACAAGTACAACAAGCAAGCGAATAGAGTCAGATTTAAAATAAGTTGACAACATTTCTCCTGGTGTCACAAATCCAAAACGCTTACCCAGTATCCATTGCCGCTTCAAGAACATGACGCCAGTGAATGGAATTGTTATGGCGTAAAAAGATGCATACGCATATTGGAAACCATCACGATATAGCAATCCTGGATGACCCATAAATGTCCATCCAGAAAATGAGGTGGCTGTAGCAGCTAATACAAATACCCAGAGAGATATGCCGCGGCCTGCAAGGAAGTAATCACTTGCTGTTTTGGCCGAACGTGCTCCTTTGACGCCCCAATAGATGCAGTATGACCAATACAAAAATACAAATACAAAAAGCCAAATGACCTTAGCTTCCATGACTCCCCCCATTTCTTCTAATAATTATTTTTATGTGGCATGCATTTAGAAAGCATTTTTGCCACATTTTAGTGCATTATGTTGGGTAAGCAAGACTTTTTCTATCATCTTTCTAGAAAGATTTGCTCAGATATTGAAAATTCTACAGCCTATTAAGTGGCTCTGACCCATAGAATTTGCATACCAGCCCCATACT harbors:
- a CDS encoding tetratricopeptide repeat protein — translated: MAKSSQYRLLVTGAFVLGAIVIAWSLYDGALRQTIPGEHDYHSANKYFEDGHYDKAKLSYLACLSVNPDFIHAKRGLARSLMQLDMYEDSLVIFDEVIQKDPEFAASYANRGILYDRLGRYENAIKDYKKAIELDKKIVEGPSWITRFLRNQIERPPNVHDRLIYLQNELLKTQDEQLLNVPELDELQQPYKS
- a CDS encoding sodium:solute symporter → MEAKVIWLFVFVFLYWSYCIYWGVKGARSAKTASDYFLAGRGISLWVFVLAATATSFSGWTFMGHPGLLYRDGFQYAYASFYAITIPFTGVMFLKRQWILGKRFGFVTPGEMLSTYFKSDSIRLLVVLVALVFSIPYLGVQLRASGFLFNVLTDGLLGVNTGMWMLSIVVIIYVASGGLRAVAYVDTLQAILLALGIVAVGMIALNYVGGFERLNEGIAALATIDDKRTPDGYSHYIAIPGIIQFVSNGPSATGGAWTGIMILTYMFALMGIQSAPAFSMWAFSNNDPKPFAPQQVWASSFGIGLIMMVFTAFQGLGGHFLGGDLKFLEAHPELVNNVMAAGLQGKDLMESTGKQGMLVPQLIHLLGDTVPWFVGFLAVCALAAMQSTGAAYMSTAGGMLTRDILKRYVMHNATHSQQIFWGRIGVVLIVLAALIVATTSSDALVLLGGLAVAYGFQMWPALIAVCWWPWLTRQGVVIGLIAGLIAVTLTESIGSQYMPWGRWPLTIHSAGWGIFFNLGFAILISYFTQNAEDTKHKMTFHNFLREHTKIATEKRKNLKPIAWIITIVWFCFAIGPGAVIGNTIFGNPNDANTWIFGMPSIWAWQLLWWAVGVFMMWFLAYKMGMSTVPDKQVEVLYDDIGDQDIGENNKS